One Bacillaceae bacterium S4-13-56 DNA segment encodes these proteins:
- a CDS encoding macro domain-containing protein: MIELIHFRTGNLLEDDAEALVNTVNCVGVMGKGIALQFKQAYPDVYKEYAKECKQGNMEIGKVHVVSTESLFGTKYIINFPTKKHWKEKSKMHYVEEGLQDLVKVINDLGIRTVAIPPLGCGNGGLEWVKVKAKIVDAFQNSLIDIHVYEPAGSPKPDEMKIRTKKPNMTKSRALLLASMNDYSVPGYRLSLLEIQKIAYFLQEVGEPLKLRFEKNKYGPYAENLNHVLLRMDGHFIRGFGDRNREAEIYLLSDAAEKAKNYLRNDEESEERLSKVQQIIRGFETPYGMELLATVHWIIRENNGSDLTLDFIINEVHNWNERKRKVFNSKHIEKAWKHFQKLEFI, encoded by the coding sequence GTGATTGAATTGATACATTTTAGAACAGGCAACTTGTTAGAAGATGATGCAGAGGCTCTTGTTAACACAGTTAACTGTGTCGGAGTGATGGGAAAAGGCATTGCTTTACAGTTTAAACAAGCATATCCTGATGTTTATAAAGAGTATGCTAAAGAATGTAAACAAGGGAATATGGAAATAGGAAAAGTACATGTAGTTTCGACAGAGTCCTTATTTGGAACGAAGTACATTATTAACTTTCCAACAAAAAAACATTGGAAAGAAAAGTCTAAAATGCATTACGTAGAAGAAGGTTTACAAGACTTGGTTAAAGTAATTAATGACTTAGGCATTCGAACAGTTGCAATCCCTCCACTTGGATGTGGAAACGGTGGATTGGAATGGGTGAAAGTAAAAGCCAAGATAGTAGATGCTTTCCAGAATTCACTTATAGATATCCATGTTTATGAACCAGCAGGGAGCCCAAAGCCTGATGAAATGAAGATAAGAACAAAAAAACCTAATATGACAAAATCTAGAGCACTATTGTTAGCTTCTATGAATGATTACTCCGTTCCAGGATACCGTTTATCACTATTAGAAATACAAAAAATCGCTTATTTCTTACAAGAAGTGGGCGAACCGCTCAAATTACGTTTTGAGAAAAATAAATATGGTCCTTATGCAGAAAATCTAAATCATGTGTTATTGAGAATGGATGGTCATTTTATCAGAGGATTTGGTGATCGTAATCGAGAAGCGGAAATATATTTACTATCAGATGCGGCAGAAAAAGCTAAAAACTATCTTCGAAATGATGAAGAATCAGAAGAAAGACTTTCTAAGGTGCAACAGATCATTCGAGGTTTTGAAACTCCTTATGGAATGGAGTTGCTAGCAACAGTTCATTGGATTATTAGAGAAAATAATGGTTCGGATTTGACTTTGGATTTTATCATTAATGAGGTTCACAATTGGAATGAACGAAAGCGTAAAGTTTTTAATAGTAAACATATTGAAAAAGCATGGAAACATTTTCAAAAGCTTGAGTTTATTTAG
- a CDS encoding DUF4433 domain-containing protein has product MGTHLLFHISFYKNLDSIFSNGELASHIKVQEQKVGYTNIAHQGLQERRSTTVIPVEPNGCLHDYVPFYFAPRSPMLYAIKQGRVIDFDGSQDDIVYFVTSTDKVVDAGLSFVFTDGHAIMFITDFYNDIHDLDKVDWDIMKEIYWNDTEEDPDRKRRRQAEFLVHERIGLEHFLGIAVRNERMKEIVEDKVKNYKLDLPVVVRPRFYFTHQKV; this is encoded by the coding sequence ATGGGAACTCATCTTTTGTTTCATATTTCTTTTTATAAAAACTTAGATTCCATTTTTAGTAATGGAGAACTAGCATCTCATATCAAAGTGCAAGAGCAAAAGGTAGGCTATACCAATATAGCCCATCAAGGACTACAAGAAAGAAGATCTACTACTGTTATCCCTGTTGAACCCAATGGATGTTTACATGATTATGTTCCTTTTTATTTTGCTCCTAGGTCACCGATGTTGTATGCCATTAAACAGGGACGAGTGATAGACTTTGATGGGAGCCAAGATGACATTGTTTATTTTGTTACAAGCACAGACAAAGTGGTAGATGCTGGGTTGTCATTTGTTTTTACTGATGGTCATGCCATTATGTTTATCACCGATTTTTATAATGATATACATGATTTAGATAAGGTTGATTGGGACATTATGAAAGAGATATATTGGAATGATACGGAGGAAGATCCTGATCGGAAAAGGAGACGACAAGCTGAATTTCTAGTACATGAGAGAATTGGCTTAGAGCACTTTTTAGGGATTGCTGTTAGAAATGAACGAATGAAAGAGATAGTTGAGGATAAAGTAAAAAATTATAAACTGGATTTACCAGTTGTTGTAAGACCTCGTTTTTATTTCACACACCAGAAAGTATAA